One window of Oreochromis niloticus isolate F11D_XX linkage group LG23, O_niloticus_UMD_NMBU, whole genome shotgun sequence genomic DNA carries:
- the fbxo3 gene encoding F-box only protein 3 isoform X1: MAAAFTELRMDQLPTDPLLHILSYLDFRDLMHCSFVSRRLNELSKHNPLWKCQCCKHWLLTDDDRLQSGVSWFCLFKQYYTDLGRYIQYYAVLKRAWEQLKSFLQQRCPRMIASLKEGTTEVELNDIEAQIGCKLPDDYRCSYRIHNGQKLVIPGLMGSMSLSNHYRSEVLLDVETAAGGFQQRKGMRRCLPLTFCFHTGLSQYMALEPAEGRRMFESFYPCPDQTAQDPSAIDMFITGSCFLEWFTTYVHNVVTGEYPIIRDQIFRYVHDKSCVATTGDITVSVSTSFLPELSSVHPPHFFFTYRIRIEMSSSASPEAACQLDSRYWKITTSDGNVEEVQGPGVVGEFPVMTPGKVHEYASCTTFSTSSEYMEGHYTFHRLASKEEVFHVAIPRFHMVCPPFREPVVRTQQKALASYTPRFDDDDGEYCDGDGDDFDDVRGINMAALEGAWCPRHI; this comes from the exons ATGGCAGCCGCTTTCACGGAGTTACGGATGGATCAACTGCCCACAGACCCGCTGCTGCACATTTTATCCTACTTGGACTTCAGGGACTTGATGCA CTGCAGCTTTGTCAGCAGGCGCCTAAACGAGCTCTCTAAGCACAATCCTCTGTGGAAGTGTCAGTGCTGCAAACACTGGCTGCTGACAGA TGACGACCGACTGCAGAGCGGTGTGTCCTGGTTCTGCCTCTTCAAGCAGTACTACACTGATCTGGGCCGGTACATCCAGTATTACGCAGTGCTGAAGAGGGCGTGGGAGCAGCTCAAGAGCTTCCTGCAGCAGAGGTGTCCACGAATGATCGCATCACTCAAAG AGGGCACCACCGAGGTGGAGCTGAATGACATCGAGGCGCAGATCGGCTGCAAGCTCCCAGACGACTACCGCTGTTCCTACCGCATCCACAACGGTCAGAAGCTGGTCATCCCAGG GCTGATGGGCAGCATGTCTCTGTCCAACCACTACCGCTCGGAGGTGCTGCTGGATGTGGAGACGGCGGCCGGCGGCTTCCAGCAGAGGAAGGGGATGAGGCGCTGCCTGCCGCTCACCTTCTGCTTCCACACAGGCCTCAGTCAGTATATGGCGCTGGAGCCTGCTGAGGGGCGCCGGATGTTTGAGAGCTTCTACCCCTGCCCG GATCAGACGGCTCAGGATCCTTCAGCCATCGACATGTTCATCACAG gcTCATGTTTCTTGGAGTGGTTCACGACCTACGTGCACAACGTCGTCACGGGAGAGTATCCAATCATCAGAGACCAGATCTTCAG GTATGTGCACGACAAAAGCTGCGTGGCAACCACCGGTGACATCACCGTCTCCGTTTCTACCTCCTTCCTGCCAGAGCTTTCATCCGTCCATCCTCCACACTTCTTCTTCACCTACCGCATCAG AATAGAAATGTCCAGCAGCGCCTCGCCTGAAGCCGCCTGTCAGCTCGACAGCCGCTACTGGAAAATCACCACCTCCGATGGCAATGTGGAGGAAGTCCAGGGTCCCGGCGTGGTCG GGGAGTTCCCGGTCATGACGCCTGGAAAAGTACACGAGTACGCCAGCTGCACGACCTTCTCCACCTCGTCAGAGTACATGGAGGGTCACTACACCTTCCACAGACTTG CCAGTAAAGAGGAAGTTTTCCACGTGGCCATACCTCGTTTCCACATGGTCTGCCCCCCATTCAGAGAGCCTGTGGTCCGAACG CAGCAGAAGGCGTTGGCTAGCTACACGCCTCGCTTTGACGACGACGACGGCGAGTACTGCGACGGAGACGGCGACGACTTCGACGACGTTAGGGGAATCAACATGGCTGCCTTGGAGGGAGCATGGTGTCCTCGACacatctga
- the fbxo3 gene encoding F-box only protein 3 isoform X2, whose amino-acid sequence MAAAFTELRMDQLPTDPLLHILSYLDFRDLMHCSFVSRRLNELSKHNPLWKCQCCKHWLLTDDDRLQSGVSWFCLFKQYYTDLGRYIQYYAVLKRAWEQLKSFLQQRCPRMIASLKEGTTEVELNDIEAQIGCKLPDDYRCSYRIHNGQKLVIPGLMGSMSLSNHYRSEVLLDVETAAGGFQQRKGMRRCLPLTFCFHTGLSQYMALEPAEGRRMFESFYPCPDQTAQDPSAIDMFITGSCFLEWFTTYVHNVVTGEYPIIRDQIFRYVHDKSCVATTGDITVSVSTSFLPELSSVHPPHFFFTYRIRIEMSSSASPEAACQLDSRYWKITTSDGNVEEVQGPGVVGEFPVMTPGKVHEYASCTTFSTSSEYMEGHYTFHRLASKEEVFHVAIPRFHMVCPPFREPVVRTQKALASYTPRFDDDDGEYCDGDGDDFDDVRGINMAALEGAWCPRHI is encoded by the exons ATGGCAGCCGCTTTCACGGAGTTACGGATGGATCAACTGCCCACAGACCCGCTGCTGCACATTTTATCCTACTTGGACTTCAGGGACTTGATGCA CTGCAGCTTTGTCAGCAGGCGCCTAAACGAGCTCTCTAAGCACAATCCTCTGTGGAAGTGTCAGTGCTGCAAACACTGGCTGCTGACAGA TGACGACCGACTGCAGAGCGGTGTGTCCTGGTTCTGCCTCTTCAAGCAGTACTACACTGATCTGGGCCGGTACATCCAGTATTACGCAGTGCTGAAGAGGGCGTGGGAGCAGCTCAAGAGCTTCCTGCAGCAGAGGTGTCCACGAATGATCGCATCACTCAAAG AGGGCACCACCGAGGTGGAGCTGAATGACATCGAGGCGCAGATCGGCTGCAAGCTCCCAGACGACTACCGCTGTTCCTACCGCATCCACAACGGTCAGAAGCTGGTCATCCCAGG GCTGATGGGCAGCATGTCTCTGTCCAACCACTACCGCTCGGAGGTGCTGCTGGATGTGGAGACGGCGGCCGGCGGCTTCCAGCAGAGGAAGGGGATGAGGCGCTGCCTGCCGCTCACCTTCTGCTTCCACACAGGCCTCAGTCAGTATATGGCGCTGGAGCCTGCTGAGGGGCGCCGGATGTTTGAGAGCTTCTACCCCTGCCCG GATCAGACGGCTCAGGATCCTTCAGCCATCGACATGTTCATCACAG gcTCATGTTTCTTGGAGTGGTTCACGACCTACGTGCACAACGTCGTCACGGGAGAGTATCCAATCATCAGAGACCAGATCTTCAG GTATGTGCACGACAAAAGCTGCGTGGCAACCACCGGTGACATCACCGTCTCCGTTTCTACCTCCTTCCTGCCAGAGCTTTCATCCGTCCATCCTCCACACTTCTTCTTCACCTACCGCATCAG AATAGAAATGTCCAGCAGCGCCTCGCCTGAAGCCGCCTGTCAGCTCGACAGCCGCTACTGGAAAATCACCACCTCCGATGGCAATGTGGAGGAAGTCCAGGGTCCCGGCGTGGTCG GGGAGTTCCCGGTCATGACGCCTGGAAAAGTACACGAGTACGCCAGCTGCACGACCTTCTCCACCTCGTCAGAGTACATGGAGGGTCACTACACCTTCCACAGACTTG CCAGTAAAGAGGAAGTTTTCCACGTGGCCATACCTCGTTTCCACATGGTCTGCCCCCCATTCAGAGAGCCTGTGGTCCGAACG CAGAAGGCGTTGGCTAGCTACACGCCTCGCTTTGACGACGACGACGGCGAGTACTGCGACGGAGACGGCGACGACTTCGACGACGTTAGGGGAATCAACATGGCTGCCTTGGAGGGAGCATGGTGTCCTCGACacatctga